Genomic DNA from Solanum dulcamara chromosome 4, daSolDulc1.2, whole genome shotgun sequence:
AAATTTAAATCTCAACCACACCAGGATCCTTGAGAACTCTCGCTGCATAAAATAACTTTGTGATTCGATTTAAAGAAGACGCACTACCCAAGGCAATTTCAGAATAGGCAATTTCAGAATCTGTCATGGCAGGTAGCATTGGTTTAACTACCATATGTATAATTCAAAGCCAATTTTTAAGAAAGGTTATAGAAAAATCTCAATTACAACATAATCCAAAGATCTTTTGGTAGATAAATAAACTTTGTGATCAAACTTATGTTAGATGCCGCTGTCATAGCTTTAAGTATCTACTGGTGCTCAATTAACGCTACAacttttaaataatttctttttgtttaaTAGGTATGGTTGTACATAAACTTATGACTCAATAAGGGCTTAAGTCATACACCGCCCCTTAAAGTTGTCCACAGAATTCACTTAGACACCAATTATTTGGCGCATATCCTGCATCCAAACAATGAAAATGAGTTCTGATCAGGTCCATAATACCTAATTGGCTAATTACCTAGCTGTGACTTGTAAACCCCTTTTAACTCATCCGGCATACCAAAAGACCTCAAGTGTAGACAAAATATAATTATCATCTTAGATGCCCCTTAATAAagtaaacaaaaagaaaagaacttcTTTGTAAGCAAAATAGGAAGAGTTTGACTTATACCACTCAGAAACTAAGTTCTAGCCTGATTTAACAGTCAAATAACCAAAACTAACTACATTCACATCTTGACTTATCAACAAAGATACTTTAGCATCATTAGCTCAcaattaactaaaaaaagtatGGCTCCTCAAAATGCCCAAACAGAAAAAGCGAAATTCTTATTCTTTTGCACTAAAGGAATGAAGAAAACCAACAATATCCACTCGCAAAACCACATTGAACAATGAATAGAGTAAATGCAGGGACCTGTGATGATTTGGTCGATCTGAATCTTGATTATTTTCTACAGGGCATATATTTGTGCCTAAAGAAGCATGCATGCATGTTATCAGTTTTTAAGCATCGTGCCTATGGCAAAATTTTGGACAAAGGATCTATAGCTGCCCCTGTGCTTATAATGCAAAAGCTATCCAAAACTAATAACAATGCATAACATACAAAAGAATAATGTGATAAAAATGATACTAAGAAATATTGAAAAGAAAATTGTCCATTGAAGGCGGGGAATGCAATAAGACTTTTTCACAATGTGCTTACCCACCGTCGTGCCAAAGTAATGTTGTTCTCAGCATAGTATTGAGCTGACTCCATAGATTGTAGCACACTAGCTATGCCAGCTTGCCGTGGTGGCCGAAATGCTGCATCAGACTTCTTATCGGGATTTGTTCCAAACTTACATCCCACCGAACAGGATTTCAATGTCTATATAGTGATTGAACAGACATCAAAATTCCGTATAAGGTATAGTGATTGAATAGACATCAAAATTCAATAtaagatcataaattttaaccTGTATCTAAAGTCTCAAGGAAAACTAAGCATAACAACCAAAAGTCATCACCTAAGCAAACAGCTCCAGCATACTGTGATGCCAACACATAAATAACGAACAAATCCATAAAAGAAGTAAATGAATTATCCAAAGAGACTTAAGAATATCAATGAAAACAGAGTTAAAAACGAAAAGCAACTATGCCTATATCCCAAACTACTAGGTTCCACTATATGGATCCTCATTATCCATTATCTCCATTTGGCCCATTTATTTCCAATATTCAATACTCACTcactttcaatttgtttgtcttcctttctttttagTCCGtatcagaaaaagaaaaaagccTCCATCCATTTTTGACAACTCTTTAGCTGTGACTTTCTACacagcaacatatttaagaccaCGAGATTAAATGGCACTTTAGTACATTCTACATTCTATGGGACATGTTTACAAGATTCTTCAGTTTCTAAGTCGAAACCAAATTGAAACCTATGAGTAACAAGCAGAAGTAAAAAGTAACCTGTTCACGGCCATGAACAAGAATCGGTTCTTTGTCAAAATCTCTGGAAAATACCACAGAATCTTCCCTTTCCAACCACTCCTCACAGCTTCCTGGTACGGAAGCCTGATTGACCTCCCTAACCAAAACACCCAATTCGGCCTCATCAACAGCGAGTTCAGGGGTGGACCTATAAGACGTGGTGAACTGATAGAAGGAGTCTGCCCAAGAATTAACAATATTGGCTTTTTCAGCCATGTCAATTTTACTCAGAAAAGAAATCTCTGCTATAAAGACAAGGGCAACGAAGAGAGGCAACCAATTACGCCATTTTTTATTGGGTACGTTTGAAATTGATGATGACCCAATTGAACTTGCTGCTTCATCTGCCCAAGGGTATCTTTGAATTGGAGTAACAGTAGCCATTAATCGCTAAAAAGAATTGATCGAGAAGGAGAGAGACGAAGAAATATAAATTTCTTGGAATGTCAACTAaaaacttgtatatatatataatagaaatATAATGTAaaacttgtatttttctaagttGGTTTGAATTCACTGTCCTAACTACTCCCTCAACAAAATTAAATTTCACTAaactaattttattaatgatatttttaaaatttttaattttatctattattgctttatgtagttatttaatataatgataaaaagaaaaaaaataacaaaatatctttttattttagtaaattgaaaaaattatttttaatacgaagatcaagtaatatgaaatggaaGATATATATGATACTTCAAAACTATTCATGCTGATACAGTTTTTCCATTTTTGTTCACTTTTTCGTTTGATTGGTggtatacaaattatattttcaaaataaatttatgaattttttttattctgtatttaattatgaatattaattaattttaaaattcttttattttactatttataataaataacaaaattactattcatattaaaaaataaaagaaataattacaTGAAATATCCTTATTTAGCATTACATACCCAACAACTCTCAGTAACAAGACCTacctaataaattaaatataaataattttcctttttgcttgGTGGAGATAGGTCAGTCATTTTAAGAGATATTTTAACAAGTTTTATTTTAGCTAATGAGATTCACTTTCTTATTCTAGTTTCTGATGAATATTTAAGACGTGATTCTAAATGCAAAAATTATTGatgttcaaaatatttttgtatgCACTAGCACCTCCACATCGtatcaaaattaattataatttttttataacaaaGGTAATTGATTAGTTTGCGCACCTCCACATCGTATCAAAGTTCATCATAATGTTCTTATAACAAAAGTAATTGGTTAGCTCACAAACATTTTATCTATTTCACCgattatatgttattttttaatataattatcgAATTACTATGTCTAACTGTATTtagaaaaatgaaagaattcATACTATAGTTCTTTTTATCTCTATGGCATGTGAGAGGTTTAaatccttcttcttctttttttataattttcactcGCTTTATTAATCAGCAGCACACGCTTAGGTGCATGCCAATGTTCATCCTAATGCTTGAAAGACATGCATATCCTTCTCAACCCACATCAAGGGTAAATTTACTTTTCTTGAGCTAAAAAATTATGgtaaataatatttctacattTACAAAGTAGGAGAAGGTTAAATATACATTATCCTTTCTAGATCACAAGTGGAGCTACACtggattgttttttttttgttgttgttgttggtttatTATGCTGTAAGATTGCGTTTATGCCATATTTATACGTTATTATCTAACAAtgatttttaatatagtttttcaACGATCACTAACTCGTGAAATATACATTTTGTCTGACTAGTAATAGAATTTAGTTATATGTAGGAATTTCCGGAAAAATCTACATGAGATTATTGGTTTGGAGTATAATCAACCTATAGAACAATATAATGCTTTGTTGCATAATAATACTTACGGAAAGCACACCTAAAAAGCTAGCTATAGAGGAAAAAATCCAAGGCAATATAAATCCTACAACATCATCATCCTTGATGGCTATGCCAACATTGTAACACGGCGTCACCATCCAAGGCACGATGGTTACAAAGAGCAATGTTGGTTCTAATATCATTGATacaatccaaaataaaagaCACTCCAAAAGCTTGATATTGAAGTGAGAGAGCTTGAGATTATACAAGTCTCACATAGCTTTCCAATAAATCAGTGTAAATATCATACTTTGCAATATGATCATAACACATCAGCCTCAGATAACTCTATTTTGAAAGTTGAAACAAAGGACTTCGCTCTGCAACTAGGGGAGGCAATTGGGCAGGTTAGATCAAATTTGGTTGGAACATAATGGATTAAGATAACAAACAggtcaagacccaacccaacccaacGCAAATTTGCTTGGGTCACAACAATTGGGTTTAAACAGGTTGAGTAATAGGTTATAGAACTGGTCAAAGCCCAACTCAATCcaattatttctaatttttaattgttttatttatttttttacaatatttagtatctaataaaattatttttttctttattatgattatatataacatatcaaaattaaaaatattttgataagatttttttcaagtcaatttgaattatatataaacccaatttttaatggattaaaatgaattgaattaaAATAGGTGAGCTAATAAATGATCAAGCTAATAATCCGCCCCAACTTAAACAATGGGTTAGACGAATTGGGTTTGATTTTGCCCCCTATCTGCAACCAAGATCAAAACAAGGAAACAGTGCCGAATAAAATAAGAACGCAGGAAAACGGGGAAAAAAGGAGCTGAAGAATCGAGAGAGTTCAACTAAATATACGTACAAAAGTACATATGCATCTTCAAagggaagagaagaaagaaaaaacaaacaaaaaaatttaGCTATTGAAGTCCTCCAGCTAAAGTTATATAGACATTTGTTCTAGACAGACCACAGATCACAAAACTgatgcccccccccccccccccccttccccaaaatcttctctctctTGTAAAACACTTGGGCTTGTATGGATAATTATCTACATGTCAGTTACAACATTATTGCTATATCGCAACACTATGCAAAAGCACGCTAGACTTTTCCTACTCTATTCTTTTTACCCAAAAAATGGCACGCCAACACTATACTTTCTGCAACAAATCTGATTTCATCCAGTACGCCTCAAATTCGTCATCCTTCTTTAGAAAAGCAACAACAAAATTACCAACTCCTTGTGTTGAAAGTCCTCTTCTCCAATATTTCGCCACCCCTCAGCTGCCTTTCAAAAATCTTATATTGGCCATAGTCTTCTGATTAATTTCGAGTTTTACTGTGTTATTACTCTGGAACATAGAAATAGCTCCCGTCATTGTTTGGTGAGGAACTTCCCAGATTTACTTGGTTTATTTCTCCAGAACATGGAACTAGCAACTCCTGGACTCCTGTATTCCTTGTCGGAACAACctaaagaacaaatatagcGACAAGATAAGGGGGTTTTACGACCACTAAAAATCACGTTTTTTTCAAAGGTTATTGGAAGAAGTTAATGCACATTACTTGCTCTTGGTCTGTAGTATCCACTGAAGCTGTCTTCATCTTTTTGCACCTCGAGTTCTCAGCAAAATCTTCATCCATGAAATTTTGACCTGAACCTTCTGCAAAATTTCTAACAATGTCAAAAATACCAACTGTAGAATTAACAAAAACTATATTGTACCTATGTTTAATGACTAATGGACATAAATAATATTCCCTTGGTGTTCCAGAATCCCGGAAATCTAAGCATGTAAAACTACAAGTTCCAACATTTTAGTCCTTACAAAAGAAGGCCCATCCTCGAATCCTCAATTAAGAACAATTTCAACACAAACATAGCAAAGTGCTTACCAGTAACTGTAAAAACTGTTTTCTGAAGTTCTCCAGGTTTGGAAAGGATTAAATGTGATCTTGTTTTGTGCTCACAAGATGACCTCTCATCTCTTGTTCGTTTCACCTTGCAATGGAGTTCACAACAAAATTGGCTATCCAGAACCTCATGATGCCCATCACCGCGTAGATATTTTAAGCAATCAGGAGAATCAGCTGTTGCAATATACACAACAGGTGACTTCCTCACAATCTTGATCTTCTTCCAACAGCCTTGATGCAGAAAAGGTAActggaagagaagagaaaaactATCAAGCAAGATCCACTGAggttttttgattttctttatAAGAAGAACATGGTGCTGTTTTCATTGTCATTACAGAAAACTAGTGGGGCAAGTGGGGTCAATTTTGTGAAGATGCCTCACGAGCAATGTTGCTAAGTCTCTTCAGAAATGTCCATGGTGCATGTCAGCTCCTCCAGAAATAGTGCATATTTGGAGGATCTAACACGAGTGCAGAagcatttttggagagtccgagcaatACAACTCACAAGTACTTCAACGAGAAACCAAAACAGAAGCGAAATAAAGAGGCAATTACAAATATCATGCAAAAAATTTACATTCCACCAGGATTCCTTTAGAAAGCATGAAACCTATGATCAAGTTTTCAATTTTGAAACGAAGCAAGAATATCTTCATAAAAGAGAAAGGATGTAAAAAGTAGGAATTTAATAATTAAGCTTCCTTAATAGGAAATTACAACGGATCATATACACTTATAAAGTAAGACAGAATCAGGACCTTCTTCTCTCCCATTCTCTCCATGGCCTCCTCCTATTAATGGCTATATCTGACGTTAATTTTCCCCtctcaatttttgaattttggcATCTCAAATCAGAAAAGCAAGACACCAAGATTTGTTCTTTGAACTTTACAAGTCATTTCACGATAAGCCAAAAATGAAGTTCACATTGAATACTTGATATTTACTTCATCATCATAATTTCTTCTGGTTATATATGCTATTCGTATATAATTATATAACCCTAATTATTAGTTAAACAAAGTAAATACAATTTTCTAAGACCGTAGGactagtattttttttccattcaaTTATTTGCTTAAAGTTATGTAAAATGACAATCGCATCAAATCAATGTTTAAGCTATTTCTTACACAGCATAAATTTTTACATTTATGAATTGCAGAATgctacatacatacatacatatataataatatgcACAACACACACATTTAGAATATCAGTCATGCATTTAtgaattctttttcttcttgatgTTGCGTGATTTACACTTACTGTCAGAGGTGTCAGTAACTCAGTAAGACTAGTTTTTGGTGAGAGAAAATGTTGCCCCTCACCAAAATATGTCTGCCTCTGCCCCAGGTCATTGCCAAAATGCAGCCAAAAAAAGGGTCGTGTTTAGCTCTAGAAATAGAGAATGAACTAAACTTAGGCTCCTGACCTGCTCTGAAGCTTTGTTGACATGTGCAGATAACTCTTCTGACAAACTTCTGCCACTCAGGTTCATTTCCACAGCTCCAGCACGCAAGGCCATGGATCTGTGTAACTGCTTAACAAATGATGCTTCAAGACAGTCCAGAAATATATTGTGCTTCTCATTTGTCCATCCTGTATACTCATCCTGAAGTCAATGTGTGAAATATGCAAGTGTTATTATCCTTATCCTAATATTTTGGCAGGTTAGTGGAAAAGAAGCATGTCAATTTCAGTTTTGAGCTTTCTTGTTTTGGTCTGCGAGTTCCACGCAGCTCAAGAATAAAATTGCTGAAGGTGGGCTAAGGATATTAAAGAATGTGTAGGATTAAACCTCCATGATAAATTAATCAGAAATCAGGTAAACTGAGAGTACCCATTaaggaaaaattagaaaaacatATCAAGAAATATGCATGTCACATGCAGCTTTCACAGATGATCATTCAAGGATAAACATGaatgtataaataataaattcaatattCTATTAGTATAAATAATGAATTCAATATTCTAttatactattttattttattttattttttggtaagGAATATTTTACTAGACTATATAAAAGGAAAGTATAAAAGAGAGTGCAAATTTCATAGGAAGAATCTAATGAATTCCATGTGCATTAAGTAGGTTGCACAGATCcttacaaaaaaaatcattctaAAAAAAGTTAGGTTGCACATATCCATCCTTATTCAAATTTCACATGCATTTAGGAAGCTGTGGAGGACAATAGTCTCCCGCATCTTATCACAGGAAGAATCTAATGAATTTTGTAAAACCCAATAAAATGCAAGTAATTCATAAACTGGAAGTGGACCAGGAAATACTTCCACTCGACTACATAAATTATCATGGTTAGGAAACAAGAAGCATGACATTTTAATCAGGAACGACCCtaacttcttttcttcttcttttgaggATGATGTAGGAAACAGCATTCAGAATCTAGAAGAGGCTATCCTAAAGAATATATATAGtatttgtttactttatttaatGTGGAGGTCGttgtaataattgagaaattgaatagtatttcattaattgtagCATCTTTTTTTACGTGGCTACCTGTTTTGttaacttatttatattttggtaATTATCATGAACCACATTACAATTGTTATATTTACCTTTTTTATTCCCCAATCAATTTTTATGATCCCATTATTGAATATTCTAACGTCTACCAGACAATCAAACCTTTTGcattatgcaaaatctattgttttgtgtttataaaaagatcaaatttattttttgatgtattctttaaattttaagcaCTGCAACAAATTCATACTAGTATCAttatataaactttttaaatttttgagtcaaattctattattctaactttatattatatttcttcattgaatattttcattgttaacattCTTATTTCACAAGGTCTACGTACATACTACCTTCTCGAGACTTCACTTGTAGGATTACATTGAGTATGTTATAGTTATTTAATTTACATAtgaaaactaaaagaaaaaggTCTCTCTATGAAGTTTGGCTTTAGGCCCCCGAACTTGTTGAGACGGCCCTGCTTGTTCTAGCATGCTAAAACTTGGTCTCCAATTTCAGCTTGCTCCATCAATATGGATTTGGTGCGACTGGTGCACTCTTTGTTTCCATCCTAAACCAACTGCAATTTCTTCAGTCCAATCTTCTGACATGAATCTGATTACTTTTATCTTAAAAGTTATTTTCCAGtagatgattttttattaatgtTTGCAATGTCTTAGAATGTAGCATGAACAAATTCACTAGTTACATCTCTTGTAAATCCAATATTGCATCAAAAGGAGTCGTAAGGTTTACTTCAAACCTTCTCAGCTATCACCAACACACTTTTTCTTAGAACGAAAAATCTTAAAATCTGAGAAAACTTCAATGCCAAGAACAGAGGACACTAATACCAGAGTCTATCAAAACAGACCTACTTATTAGTCTCCAAGAACTTATACTGCAATGATTGCATGTGATAATTAAACCCTCCATGTACAAGCTTACAATAAGGATATATCCAGCAGATAATAATGTTTGCAATCTGAGAAATATGTTGAAGTTCAATTATCCTATTTAGGAAATCAGGGCATTCCTCCGTGAAGAAGAACCATTAATATTAACAGACAAGAAATTCCTCAACCTGATTCAAGGTAGCTTTTTAAAACCTCAAGATATCCAAAAGTTAATTTCCTTATATTGAACGGCATGACGCAAGAAAGAATTGAACATGTGagtttttttgtatttattgaagaaaaaaatagggtgtggaggacccacattagggtaaaaggctagttcatagtctcgttagtctctcttattagtaggcgtattagcACACTATAATTCCCTATAATTCCCTATGGTCTGATATCTATTATCATTTATTACCTTCATTTATTACctttattactttctgtactttgattgccCTATCTTGATTTtctatatcgctttgaactccttattcctattcttatctgacttctttcttatttgcttttactgagccgagagtctctcgaaaacagccatcctaccttggtaggagtcaggtctgcgtacactataccctccccagaccccacgttgtgggatttcactgggtcgtcgttgttgttgttgtagtattgAAGAAAAAAGTAGGAAAGATTGTGTTTTGGACAGTAGAAAAgggagaaaagaagaagaggtaGATTATGTTTGTGATTAAATTGTTTTGAAGCTTTCCTTTCAAGGATAACAAACTAACTAAAAAAGAAGCCTATGTCCAAGAGACGGAGGTtagaatataatttttagaaaaggaaaaaaatatatttatttatttttcgtaTACATAAGACTTGCATGATagcttttttttattattttgataaccAAGATTTATATCAATTATGAAACCCGAATAGAAGATTTTGGGGAATCCCTAGAGCTtggaaagcaaaaaaaaaaaaaccattaAGTTACACACACGTAAACCACTTTCAAAACCAGGATCCACTCCAACTAGTGCTTCAACTACACACACCCTCACCCCTCCTCTTTCCTCTGGAACAAAATTGTAGCCCATCTGTCCAGATACACTTGAGCTTCCTATCTAGCAACAAAAGTGTAGAGAATAATCCTTCATATACTGATTTCTCCTCGGTCTTCCCGACtatctttcttgtttttttttctacatTGATGGGTGAATCTAGGGTTTCATCCCTAGTGTACTCAAAAATGTCCCTGAAAGGAGGACTCAATCTTTTTGATGCTCGGCAGTGAAGAATTAAGGCAGCGAGAAAGTTTTTGAGATTGCTAATCACATCTGATGTCTCCAACACATAATATGTTGCACTTTTAGGCTTTTCTTCCCTATGTAATATACAATTTTTCCCACTTCTCCCTTCTTTTTTCTTGAAATACACTTAATTATGGAAAGTCATTTCCATGCTTGAACCAAACACTTCATAACTCAGTTGTTCCCCTAACTTTTCAGTTACCCTTTTGCATGCTTGACTTCAAGCTTTATCACAGCAGTCGGAACCAATGAAGTATCTGCTATTGGAGTGCTCAGAGAGATCAATGTTGTGGAATCACTATGTGCAAACAAAGTGTGTATCTTGCAAGCACTATCATATTAACAGCTAAATGAAAACCCAGAGATTAGGGGATCTAAATTTTCTGAGAAGACGGGCAGTCTCAGAAAAACACCTTTTAGAAGTAGAAATTCCATTCTCAAAAGTCATattatatcatttataaaaataatgataaaaaaaattcaaatttaggtACACTTCCCACACATTCTGCAGTTTCAACAGACCAATTCAATCTATTTTCAGATTATTAATATTAACTGCATGAGCCGAGGGTCTGTTTCAAACAGACTCTCTACCCACTTTGTATGCTAAGGGatgcgtacactctatcctccccagacctcactttgtgggactacactaggtatgatgttgttgttgttgtaatattaACTGCATAAAAGGGCAGCCCAGTATTAATATTAACTGCATGTGCAGGATTAATGCATCAGCATGACTAACCAAGAAGTGAGACAAAAGTTTTAAGCATTCAATGACTAGATATTTAGAAATGTAGCTTTAAAGAATACTGGATTCTAAAAGTGACAGTGTAGAAACCTTTTTTAAAACTAGGGAATCGAGCCAACTGCAAACTATTACATCAGGTACTTTTAACCTCCCACCAGCAGATTGACTGCGATTCTTTTTACTAGTAACAGCTGATTATCCAGGAATACATAATACAAAATCTGATAATCCCAAACTAGCATAGAGAAAGAGAATTTCAGCCTTATACACCATACACTAATGGCATCACGAAAATGCTTTACACAAGATTTAATAGAGCAGCTTCAATCTATAGGTGAAAGTCTCCCCTAAAGACCCTGACAACAGTGTCAAGTAATGCTCAAGCGGGTAAAATTCTCTTTGATGAGATGTGAAAATAGGTA
This window encodes:
- the LOC129885558 gene encoding cold-regulated protein 28 — its product is MEESYRKETPSSSSESCANELTRSNSGASSSSVVNSKDTLLKSGNATTDEYTGWTNEKHNIFLDCLEASFVKQLHRSMALRAGAVEMNLSGRSLSEELSAHVNKASEQLPFLHQGCWKKIKIVRKSPVVYIATADSPDCLKYLRGDGHHEVLDSQFCCELHCKVKRTRDERSSCEHKTRSHLILSKPGELQKTVFTVTEGSGQNFMDEDFAENSRCKKMKTASVDTTDQEQVVPTRNTGVQELLVPCSGEINQVNLGSSSPNNDGSYFYVPE